A genomic stretch from Schistosoma mansoni, WGS project CABG00000000 data, chromosome W unplaced supercontig 0115, strain Puerto Rico, whole genome shotgun sequence includes:
- a CDS encoding caspase-3 (C14 family) produces MGEVVDGVHLMTTK; encoded by the coding sequence ATGGGTGAGGTTGTTGATGGAGTTCATCTAATGACAACAAAGTGA